A section of the Gimesia sp. genome encodes:
- a CDS encoding DUF3592 domain-containing protein, whose product MRALAPHPGDPNWFLLAKALIGAAMVIGAPFLIKPTFKKISEARQSANWPQTEAEITQSEVKTGQNRRRPAWTPIVSYRYSVDGKNYTSSDIAFRSFETPIPSHAEEVVDKYPVGSKHPVFYSPEDHSKAVLEKGSNWLVNLSPLIPLLLLIGGGYIAYDNSIFLRSRLSKPKKKKKKKRAPTSTSSSPDSALQRRRRRIRKNQNGG is encoded by the coding sequence ATGAGAGCTTTAGCTCCCCACCCAGGAGATCCAAACTGGTTTCTACTGGCGAAAGCCCTGATTGGTGCCGCCATGGTCATCGGGGCACCGTTTCTGATCAAACCGACATTCAAGAAAATTAGCGAAGCCAGACAAAGCGCGAACTGGCCTCAGACGGAAGCGGAAATCACGCAATCTGAGGTCAAGACAGGTCAAAATCGTCGAAGACCTGCCTGGACACCAATCGTATCTTATCGCTATTCGGTTGATGGAAAAAACTATACAAGTTCAGACATCGCCTTCCGTAGTTTTGAGACTCCCATTCCCTCCCACGCCGAAGAGGTCGTTGATAAATACCCCGTGGGCTCAAAACACCCGGTATTTTATTCTCCGGAAGATCATTCCAAAGCGGTCCTGGAAAAAGGGTCAAACTGGCTCGTAAACCTGAGCCCATTGATCCCTTTGCTGCTACTGATCGGGGGAGGTTATATCGCCTATGACAACTCTATTTTTCTACGTTCTCGCTTGAGCAAACCGAAGAAAAAGAAGAAGAAAAAACGAGCGCCAACGAGCACATCTTCCTCTCCCGATTCGGCTTTGCAACGCCGCAGACGACGCATCAGGAAAAACCAGAACGGTGGTTAA
- a CDS encoding GlsB/YeaQ/YmgE family stress response membrane protein translates to MFDENMTQILQEAVNEMLVWVGFGTLVGLAAKAIMPGKDPGGAVSTMLMGIGGSVVGCGTLMFFWDGARVTPISSIGFLAATGGAFILLFFYRMLAGSFFAEAEDGERWLHRRRRRRRARGLADETY, encoded by the coding sequence ATGTTTGATGAGAACATGACTCAGATTCTGCAGGAAGCCGTCAACGAGATGTTAGTCTGGGTTGGCTTCGGCACGCTGGTAGGTCTGGCAGCTAAGGCGATCATGCCCGGAAAAGATCCAGGGGGTGCCGTCAGCACAATGTTAATGGGGATCGGCGGCAGTGTGGTCGGTTGTGGAACCCTGATGTTTTTCTGGGACGGAGCACGTGTCACGCCGATCAGTTCGATCGGTTTCCTGGCGGCCACCGGTGGTGCCTTCATTCTGCTGTTTTTCTATCGCATGCTGGCCGGTTCCTTTTTCGCTGAAGCCGAAGATGGCGAACGCTGGTTGCACCGTCGTCGCAGACGACGTCGTGCCCGTGGCCTGGCTGATGAGACCTATTAA